In one Flavobacteriales bacterium genomic region, the following are encoded:
- the dnaN gene encoding DNA polymerase III subunit beta, protein MKFIVSSTALLKQLQLLQGVLASSNTLPILDNFLFEIDGKQLTVTASDLETTITATMAVEAKDKGSVAIPARLLLDTLKAFSEQPLTFSIDGKHHGVEINSEQGKYKMTGFNGAEFPKSPVLEGAAALTLPAGTLAKAINKTIFATGNDDLRPVMSGIFFELTPEDVRFVATDAHKLVRYKRTDVQAPKSASFIVPKKPLNLLKNALASSNADLTVEFNENNAAFRFDNTVLVCRLIDGKYPNYEAVIPKSNPNKLTIDRGTFLSTIRRVSIFANKTTHQVRLHINGSQLAVSAEDLDFANEANEKLTCSYDGEEITIGFNSRFLMDMLSNIEAEHVILEMSAPNRAGILLPGEAGEAGEDILMLVMPVMLNN, encoded by the coding sequence ATGAAATTCATCGTCTCCAGCACCGCCCTCCTCAAGCAACTGCAGCTGCTCCAAGGGGTGCTCGCCAGCAGCAACACCCTCCCCATCCTCGACAACTTCCTGTTCGAGATCGACGGCAAGCAGCTCACCGTCACCGCCAGCGACCTGGAGACCACCATCACCGCAACCATGGCGGTGGAGGCCAAGGACAAGGGCAGCGTGGCCATCCCCGCCCGCCTGCTCCTCGACACCCTGAAGGCCTTCTCCGAGCAACCCCTGACCTTCAGCATCGACGGCAAGCACCACGGGGTGGAGATCAACAGCGAGCAGGGCAAGTACAAGATGACCGGCTTCAACGGCGCGGAGTTCCCCAAGAGCCCTGTGCTCGAGGGCGCCGCAGCCCTTACCCTGCCCGCCGGCACCCTGGCCAAGGCCATCAACAAGACCATCTTCGCCACCGGCAACGACGATCTGCGCCCGGTGATGAGCGGCATCTTCTTCGAGCTCACCCCCGAGGACGTGCGTTTCGTGGCCACGGACGCCCACAAGCTGGTGCGCTACAAGCGCACCGATGTGCAGGCCCCCAAGTCGGCCAGCTTCATCGTGCCCAAGAAGCCCCTCAACCTGCTGAAGAACGCCCTGGCCTCGAGCAATGCGGACCTCACCGTGGAGTTCAACGAGAACAACGCGGCCTTCCGCTTCGACAACACCGTGCTGGTGTGCCGCCTCATCGATGGCAAGTACCCCAACTACGAGGCCGTCATCCCCAAGAGCAACCCCAACAAGCTCACCATCGACCGCGGCACCTTCCTCAGCACCATCCGCCGGGTGAGCATCTTCGCCAACAAGACCACCCACCAGGTGCGGCTGCACATCAACGGCAGCCAGCTCGCCGTGAGCGCCGAGGACCTCGACTTCGCCAACGAAGCCAACGAGAAGCTCACCTGCAGCTACGACGGCGAGGAGATCACCATCGGCTTCAACTCGCGCTTCCTCATGGACATGCTCAGCAACATCGAGGCCGAGCACGTGATCCTGGAGATGAGCGCCCCCAACCGCGCGGGCATCCTGCTCCCCGGTGAGGCAGGCGAGGCCGGCGAGGACATCCTCATGCTGGTGATGCCGGTGATGCTCAATAACTAG
- a CDS encoding META domain-containing protein — MRTFALALAAFTVLSANSCKQKAPDAAQLLEKKWVFQTLNGLRLELPEGAETPWLKLTGDRLQGFGGCNALMAGYTLAGDKLSFSDIGSTKKYCEGIQPTENAVKDVLKQTDSFRFDDGAVRLMAAGKELATLRGE, encoded by the coding sequence ATGAGAACCTTCGCCCTGGCCCTTGCCGCCTTCACCGTGCTCAGCGCCAACTCCTGCAAGCAGAAAGCGCCCGACGCGGCCCAGCTGCTCGAGAAGAAGTGGGTGTTCCAGACCCTCAACGGCCTGCGGCTCGAACTGCCCGAGGGCGCCGAAACGCCCTGGCTGAAGCTCACCGGCGACCGCCTGCAGGGCTTCGGCGGCTGCAACGCCCTCATGGCCGGCTACACCTTGGCCGGCGACAAACTCAGTTTCTCCGACATCGGCAGCACCAAGAAGTACTGCGAGGGCATACAGCCCACCGAGAACGCCGTGAAGGACGTGCTGAAGCAGACCGACAGCTTCCGCTTCGACGATGGCGCCGTGCGGCTGATGGCGGCCGGCAAGGAGCTGGCCACACTCCGCGGCGAATAG
- a CDS encoding rhomboid family intramembrane serine protease, producing the protein MQPPHPVKPRTRSRALTAAILPAVGVVVLVSISLLDFVLELDLARYGLYPRTAYGLWGILTAPWLHGDWEHLFNNVTAVFLLGWCLLYFYPRIAGRVVLLTWLLGGLGVWLTGRGSYHVGASGVIYGMAAFLFVSGLLRGQRTLMALSLLVVFFYGSLIWGIFPIVHGMSWESHFWGAAVGVVLAFFHRRVPPAVSDPRPAFLDEEDEEEPPPYLEDDTGDAVDERELAWKRKLAEQARSGNNVSTTWDPLRGHTD; encoded by the coding sequence ATGCAGCCGCCGCACCCGGTGAAGCCCCGCACCCGTAGCCGGGCGCTCACGGCCGCCATCCTGCCCGCCGTGGGCGTGGTGGTGCTGGTTTCCATCAGCCTGCTCGACTTCGTGCTGGAGCTCGACCTGGCGCGCTATGGCCTTTACCCGCGCACGGCCTACGGGCTGTGGGGCATCCTCACCGCGCCATGGCTGCACGGCGATTGGGAGCACCTCTTCAACAACGTGACGGCGGTCTTCCTGCTCGGCTGGTGCCTGCTCTACTTCTACCCGCGCATCGCGGGCCGCGTGGTGCTGCTCACCTGGCTGCTGGGCGGGCTGGGCGTGTGGCTCACGGGCCGCGGCAGCTACCATGTGGGGGCCAGTGGCGTCATCTACGGCATGGCGGCCTTCCTCTTCGTGAGCGGGCTGCTGCGCGGCCAGCGCACGCTGATGGCGCTCTCGCTGCTGGTGGTCTTCTTCTACGGCAGCCTCATCTGGGGCATCTTCCCCATCGTGCACGGCATGAGCTGGGAGAGCCACTTCTGGGGCGCTGCGGTGGGCGTGGTGCTGGCCTTCTTCCACCGCCGTGTGCCGCCCGCGGTGAGCGACCCGCGACCGGCCTTCCTCGACGAGGAGGACGAGGAGGAGCCGCCGCCCTACTTGGAGGACGATACGGGCGATGCGGTGGACGAGCGCGAGCTGGCGTGGAAGCGCAAGCTGGCCGAGCAGGCCCGCTCAGGTAACAACGTGAGCACCACCTGGGACCCCCTGCGCGGCCACACGGACTGA
- a CDS encoding MFS transporter — protein sequence MPARTFDRRTLLLVTVAALGYFVDIYDLVLFNVVKRESLEFILGPGHPAIKDRGIDLFNIQMLGMLVGGVLWGVWGDKKGRITVLFGSILLYSAANIANAFTFDLVSYGAVRFIAGVGLAGELGAGITLIAETMPREQRGWGTMIVVTVGALGAVAASLVGGYGEGISAFIASFTGHRLMNWQVAYVVGGTMGLALLVMRMGTFESGLYRSAERAAVARGSLRMLFGDRTRALRYLKTILIGVPIWYVIGLLVSLSQDVFVPELGIDTSALDEAGNQRINGTAIRYAYIGLSLGDLLSGLLSQWQRSRRKVIMLYLGLNLALTLFFLFGLRGATIATYNWMCLGLGMATGYWVIFATVASEQFGTNLRGTVAITAPNFVRASVYPLTTLFRALVPPVGNLTAALLVGLLCIAGAFWAVRRSSETFSKDLDFVEE from the coding sequence ATGCCCGCCCGCACCTTCGACCGCCGCACGCTGCTGCTGGTCACTGTGGCCGCCCTGGGCTACTTCGTCGACATCTACGACCTCGTGCTCTTCAACGTGGTGAAGCGCGAGAGCCTCGAGTTCATCCTGGGCCCCGGCCACCCCGCCATCAAGGACCGCGGCATCGACCTCTTCAACATCCAGATGCTGGGCATGCTGGTGGGCGGCGTGCTCTGGGGCGTGTGGGGCGACAAGAAGGGGCGCATCACCGTGCTCTTCGGCAGCATCCTCCTCTACTCCGCGGCCAACATCGCCAACGCCTTCACCTTCGACCTGGTGAGCTACGGCGCGGTGCGCTTCATCGCCGGCGTGGGCCTGGCCGGCGAACTGGGCGCGGGCATCACCCTCATCGCCGAGACCATGCCGCGCGAGCAGCGCGGCTGGGGCACCATGATCGTGGTCACCGTGGGCGCGCTGGGCGCCGTGGCCGCCAGCCTGGTGGGCGGCTATGGCGAGGGCATCAGCGCCTTCATCGCCTCCTTCACCGGCCACCGCTTGATGAACTGGCAGGTGGCCTACGTGGTGGGCGGCACCATGGGCCTGGCGCTGCTGGTGATGCGCATGGGCACCTTCGAGAGCGGCCTCTACCGCAGCGCTGAGCGGGCCGCCGTAGCACGCGGCAGCCTGCGCATGCTCTTCGGCGATCGCACCCGCGCCCTGCGCTACCTGAAGACCATCCTCATCGGCGTGCCCATCTGGTACGTGATCGGCCTGCTGGTGAGCCTGAGCCAGGACGTGTTCGTGCCCGAGCTGGGCATCGACACCAGCGCGCTCGATGAGGCCGGCAATCAGCGCATCAACGGCACCGCCATCCGCTACGCCTATATCGGCCTGAGTCTCGGCGACCTGCTGAGCGGGCTGCTGAGCCAATGGCAGCGCAGCCGCCGCAAGGTGATCATGCTCTACCTGGGCCTCAACCTCGCGCTCACGCTCTTCTTCCTCTTCGGCCTGCGCGGCGCCACCATCGCCACTTACAACTGGATGTGCCTGGGCCTGGGCATGGCCACGGGCTACTGGGTCATCTTCGCCACCGTGGCCAGCGAGCAGTTCGGCACCAACCTGCGCGGCACCGTGGCCATCACCGCGCCCAACTTCGTGCGCGCCAGCGTCTACCCCCTCACCACCCTCTTCCGCGCCCTGGTGCCCCCCGTGGGCAACCTCACCGCCGCCCTGCTGGTGGGCCTGCTCTGCATCGCCGGCGCCTTCTGGGCGGTGCGCCGCAGCAGCGAGACCTTCAGCAAGGACCTGGATTTCGTGGAGGAGTGA
- a CDS encoding fibrobacter succinogenes major paralogous domain-containing protein, translating into MSLLLLIACKKDNEETPAAGGGNGSSTPTGCQATGTVTDIDGNVYPVVTIGSQQWMAANLRTTRYRDGSPVPNVTDSAAWSALATGAWCNYLNDPANDTLYGKLYNWYAAAAPDLCPAGWHLPTDAEWKQLETTLGMPASEVDLFNASRGGAQNVGGKLKAATLWLAPNTGATDEVCFAAYATGVREDEDGAFMAMGYMGSWWSATPWEPNPTAGAYYRFLNYQYGAISRTVDDFRTGRCVRCVRD; encoded by the coding sequence TTGAGCCTCTTGCTCCTCATCGCATGCAAGAAGGACAACGAGGAGACACCGGCTGCGGGCGGCGGCAATGGCTCCAGCACGCCCACCGGCTGCCAGGCCACCGGCACCGTCACCGACATCGATGGCAACGTGTACCCCGTGGTCACCATCGGCAGCCAGCAATGGATGGCCGCGAACCTCCGCACCACGCGCTACCGCGATGGAAGCCCTGTCCCGAACGTGACGGACAGCGCGGCGTGGAGCGCCCTCGCCACGGGTGCCTGGTGCAACTACCTCAATGATCCCGCCAACGATACCCTGTACGGCAAGCTCTACAACTGGTACGCCGCCGCCGCACCCGACCTCTGCCCCGCGGGCTGGCACCTGCCTACCGATGCGGAATGGAAGCAGCTGGAGACCACCCTGGGCATGCCTGCCAGTGAGGTGGACCTTTTCAATGCCTCGCGCGGCGGTGCACAGAACGTAGGCGGCAAATTGAAGGCCGCCACCCTCTGGCTAGCGCCCAACACCGGGGCCACCGACGAGGTCTGCTTTGCCGCCTATGCCACGGGCGTCCGCGAGGATGAGGACGGGGCCTTCATGGCAATGGGCTACATGGGCAGCTGGTGGAGCGCCACGCCCTGGGAGCCGAACCCGACAGCAGGCGCCTATTACCGGTTCCTGAACTACCAGTACGGAGCCATCTCGCGCACGGTGGATGATTTCAGGACCGGCCGCTGCGTGCGCTGCGTGAGGGATTAG
- a CDS encoding sigma 54-interacting transcriptional regulator, which produces MNKLPTTLGELKKSGYTPRSVKAELRANLIARIRGGEPLFAGIHGYDETVIPALERAILAGHSINLLGLRGQAKTRMARSLVQLLDEWIPVVAGSELNDDPLAPISRYAKDLIAQQGDATPISWLHRDQRYTEKLATPDVTVADLIGDSDPIKAANLKLDYSDERVIHFGLVPRSHRGIFVINELPDLQPRIQVALFNILQEGDVQIRGFKLRLPLDIQFVFTANPEDYTNRGAIITPLKDRIQSQILTHYPTSIDLGMRITAQEARITPEQATRVRVPDLLRVLVERIALEARASEYIDPKSGVSARLTISALESLIGAAERRALRNGEERTVARIADLWAVVPAINGKIELVYEGEQEGADSVARILIATAMRNVFKELFPDAVKARRAAEQASKKPQGRDDYSALLDWFDNDQLDLLADAPDKQHLKALGSVPGLREKVTAKHSYLQADEVPLWMEFMLHGLAEHSRIGRSKLTQGHRFGDVLGALMSNSDDEEEA; this is translated from the coding sequence ATGAACAAGCTCCCCACCACCCTCGGCGAACTGAAGAAGAGCGGCTACACGCCGCGCTCCGTGAAGGCCGAGCTCCGCGCCAACCTCATCGCCCGCATCCGCGGCGGCGAGCCGCTCTTCGCTGGCATCCACGGCTACGACGAGACCGTGATCCCGGCGCTGGAGCGCGCCATCCTCGCCGGGCACAGCATCAACCTGCTCGGCTTGCGCGGACAAGCCAAGACGCGCATGGCCCGCTCGCTCGTGCAGCTCCTGGATGAATGGATCCCCGTGGTGGCGGGCAGCGAGCTGAACGATGATCCGTTGGCGCCGATCTCGCGCTACGCCAAGGACCTCATCGCGCAGCAGGGCGATGCCACGCCCATCAGCTGGCTGCACCGCGACCAGCGCTACACGGAGAAGCTGGCCACGCCCGATGTCACCGTGGCCGACCTCATCGGCGACAGCGACCCCATCAAGGCCGCCAACCTCAAGCTCGATTACAGCGATGAGCGCGTGATCCACTTCGGGCTGGTGCCCCGCAGCCACCGCGGCATCTTCGTGATCAACGAGCTGCCCGACCTGCAGCCGCGCATCCAGGTGGCGCTCTTCAACATCCTGCAAGAGGGCGATGTGCAGATCCGCGGCTTCAAGCTCCGCCTGCCGCTCGACATCCAGTTCGTCTTCACCGCCAACCCGGAGGACTACACCAATCGAGGCGCCATCATCACCCCGCTGAAGGACCGCATCCAGAGCCAGATCCTCACGCATTACCCCACGAGCATCGATCTGGGCATGCGCATCACTGCGCAGGAGGCGCGCATCACCCCGGAGCAGGCCACCCGCGTGCGCGTGCCCGACCTGCTGCGCGTGCTGGTGGAGCGCATCGCCCTGGAGGCGCGCGCCAGCGAGTACATCGACCCGAAGAGCGGGGTGAGCGCGCGCCTCACCATCAGCGCGCTGGAGAGCCTCATCGGCGCCGCCGAGCGCCGTGCGCTGCGAAACGGCGAGGAGCGCACCGTGGCCCGCATCGCCGACCTCTGGGCCGTGGTGCCCGCCATCAACGGCAAGATCGAGCTGGTGTACGAGGGCGAGCAGGAGGGCGCCGACAGCGTGGCGCGCATCCTCATCGCCACCGCCATGCGCAACGTGTTCAAGGAACTCTTCCCCGATGCGGTGAAGGCCCGTCGTGCCGCCGAGCAGGCCAGCAAGAAGCCGCAGGGCCGCGACGATTACTCCGCGCTGCTCGACTGGTTCGACAACGACCAGCTGGACCTGTTGGCCGACGCGCCCGACAAGCAGCACCTGAAGGCGCTCGGCTCGGTGCCGGGCCTGCGCGAGAAAGTGACCGCCAAGCACAGCTACCTGCAGGCCGATGAGGTGCCGCTCTGGATGGAGTTCATGCTGCACGGCCTGGCGGAGCACAGCCGCATCGGGCGCAGCAAGCTCACGCAAGGCCATCGTTTCGGCGATGTGCTGGGCGCGCTGATGAGCAACAGCGACGACGAGGAGGAGGCGTGA
- a CDS encoding VWA domain-containing protein, translating to MLGHRFSKYVPPRDDRTPFEQLLPLFLELLTHTSGDVEEALDWMDELDKEHGFYTKDYGRKEFEDDLRKHGMIGRPAKGGKTPLTGKAEKLIRERALDQVFGKLKKSERGSHGLRKAGPGDEPTSDRRAYRFGDRIEQVAMSDSIRNAQQRGIDDLRLSEDDLEVIQTEHQSACATVLMIDISHSMILYGEDRITPAKKVAMALAELIKRRYPKDTLDIVVFGNDAWQVSLKDLPYLQVGPFHTNTVAGLELAMDLLRRRKVRNRRIVMITDGKPSCIKRDGEYYMNSFGLDDFIVARCLDAAVRARKAQIPITTFMIARDPYLQRFIERFTEANQGRAFYTGLQGLADMVFRDHASNRKAS from the coding sequence ATGCTCGGCCACCGTTTCTCCAAGTACGTGCCCCCGCGCGACGACCGCACGCCGTTCGAGCAGCTGCTGCCGCTCTTCCTGGAGCTGCTCACCCACACCAGCGGCGATGTGGAGGAGGCGCTGGACTGGATGGACGAGCTGGACAAGGAGCACGGATTCTACACGAAGGATTACGGCCGCAAGGAGTTCGAGGATGACCTGCGGAAGCATGGCATGATCGGCCGCCCCGCCAAAGGCGGCAAGACGCCGCTCACCGGCAAGGCCGAGAAGCTGATCCGCGAGCGCGCGCTGGACCAGGTCTTCGGCAAATTGAAGAAGAGCGAGCGCGGCAGCCACGGCCTGCGCAAGGCCGGTCCCGGCGATGAGCCCACCAGCGACCGACGCGCCTACCGCTTCGGCGACCGCATCGAGCAGGTGGCCATGAGCGACAGCATCCGCAACGCCCAGCAGCGCGGCATCGACGACCTGCGCCTGAGCGAGGACGACCTGGAGGTGATCCAGACCGAGCACCAGAGCGCCTGTGCCACCGTGCTCATGATCGACATCAGCCACAGCATGATCCTCTACGGCGAGGACCGCATCACGCCCGCCAAGAAGGTGGCCATGGCGCTGGCCGAGCTGATCAAGCGCCGCTACCCGAAGGACACGCTCGATATCGTGGTCTTCGGCAACGATGCGTGGCAGGTGAGCCTGAAGGACCTGCCTTACCTGCAGGTGGGGCCCTTCCACACCAATACCGTGGCCGGCCTGGAGCTGGCCATGGACCTGCTACGCCGCAGGAAGGTGCGCAACCGCCGCATCGTGATGATCACCGACGGCAAGCCCAGCTGCATCAAGCGCGACGGCGAGTACTATATGAACAGCTTCGGGCTCGACGACTTCATCGTGGCGCGCTGCCTCGATGCCGCCGTGCGGGCGCGCAAGGCGCAGATTCCCATCACCACCTTCATGATCGCGCGCGATCCCTACCTGCAGCGCTTCATCGAGCGCTTCACCGAGGCCAACCAGGGCCGCGCCTTCTACACCGGCCTGCAGGGCCTTGCGGACATGGTGTTCCGCGATCACGCCTCCAACCGGAAAGCCTCTTGA
- a CDS encoding S9 family peptidase, with translation MNARTLLITAAIGLASATATAQQALTNRDIWASPLFSAEMVGGLASMKDGLHYTVLEEEGGQPAINQYAYRTGAKVATLVKADELVPAGGKEPIAIEGYSFSGDERKLMIETEGEPIYRYSSFAYNYVFDRASKKLVPLSDVSKPKQRLATFSPDGSKAAFVRDNNLFVVDLATMKEEQITTDGEWNKVLNGATDWVYEEEFTLVQGYAWSPDGSKLLYLRSDESGVKEFDMTYYKGQLYPSEYRFKYPKAGEDNSKVSLHLRDLSGGLTYSIPLGTEETDIYVPRLGFTPKGEPWFMRMNRLQNEKVILTVKLPPPGTKARPVPTEVYKETSKTYIEVTDDLHFLADGSGFILTSEKDGWNHIHRVSLKDGSQQQLTRGAWDVIGVKGIDEKGQRVVFTAAKSAPENQDVLAAPLSGKGVIALSPTGGVNDAEFSTGFRFFINTRSTLNTPPVITLHEGNGKQVKVLKDNAKLAKTCAEYGLAQREFFSFTTEEGVELRGWMMKPKGFQSRERYPVLLTQYSGPNSNQVVDQWGGRASMWHSLLAQQGYIVVSVDPRGTGHRGRDFRHITYGQLGKYETIDHMAAAKWLGQQPWVDKDRIGIWGWSYGGYMSSLCITKGADLFKAAIAVAPVTNWRYYDSIYTERYMGLPKDNARGYDDNSPVFHAAKLKGNYLLIHGLADDNVHYQNAAEMTNALIKANKPFDQFMYPDRNHGIYGGTTRLHLYEMMTAWLLRNL, from the coding sequence ATGAACGCACGCACCCTCCTGATCACGGCCGCCATCGGCCTCGCAAGCGCCACGGCCACCGCCCAGCAAGCCCTCACCAACCGCGACATCTGGGCCAGCCCGCTCTTCAGCGCCGAGATGGTGGGCGGCCTGGCCAGCATGAAGGACGGCCTGCACTACACCGTGCTCGAGGAGGAAGGCGGACAGCCGGCCATCAACCAGTACGCCTACCGCACCGGCGCCAAGGTGGCCACGCTGGTGAAAGCCGATGAGCTGGTGCCGGCGGGCGGCAAGGAGCCCATCGCCATCGAGGGCTACAGCTTCAGCGGTGATGAGCGGAAGCTGATGATCGAGACCGAGGGCGAGCCGATCTACCGCTACAGCTCCTTCGCCTACAACTACGTGTTCGACCGCGCCAGCAAGAAGCTGGTGCCCCTGAGCGATGTGAGCAAGCCGAAGCAGCGCCTGGCCACCTTCAGCCCCGATGGCAGCAAGGCCGCCTTCGTGCGCGACAACAACCTCTTCGTGGTGGACCTGGCCACGATGAAGGAAGAGCAGATCACCACCGACGGCGAATGGAACAAGGTGCTCAACGGCGCCACCGACTGGGTGTACGAGGAGGAATTCACCCTGGTGCAGGGCTACGCCTGGAGCCCCGATGGCAGCAAGCTCCTGTACCTGCGCAGCGACGAGAGCGGCGTGAAGGAGTTCGACATGACCTACTACAAGGGCCAGCTCTACCCCAGCGAGTACCGCTTCAAGTATCCCAAGGCAGGCGAGGACAACAGCAAGGTCTCCCTGCACCTGCGCGACCTCAGCGGCGGCCTCACCTACAGCATACCGCTCGGCACGGAGGAGACCGACATCTACGTACCGCGCCTCGGCTTCACCCCCAAGGGCGAGCCCTGGTTCATGCGCATGAACCGCCTGCAGAACGAGAAGGTCATCCTCACCGTGAAGCTGCCGCCGCCCGGCACCAAGGCGCGCCCGGTGCCCACCGAGGTGTACAAGGAGACCAGCAAGACCTACATCGAGGTCACCGACGACCTGCACTTCCTGGCCGATGGCAGCGGCTTCATCCTCACCAGCGAGAAGGATGGCTGGAACCACATCCACCGCGTGAGCCTGAAGGACGGCAGCCAGCAGCAGCTCACGCGCGGCGCCTGGGACGTGATCGGCGTGAAGGGCATCGACGAGAAGGGCCAGCGCGTGGTGTTCACCGCCGCGAAGAGCGCGCCCGAGAACCAGGACGTGCTGGCCGCGCCGCTCAGCGGCAAAGGCGTGATCGCGCTCTCCCCCACCGGCGGCGTGAACGATGCGGAGTTCAGCACGGGCTTCCGCTTTTTCATCAACACCCGCAGCACCTTGAACACCCCGCCGGTGATCACCCTGCACGAGGGCAACGGCAAGCAGGTGAAGGTGCTGAAGGACAATGCCAAGCTGGCCAAGACCTGTGCGGAGTACGGCTTGGCGCAGCGCGAGTTCTTCTCCTTCACCACCGAAGAGGGCGTGGAGCTGCGCGGCTGGATGATGAAGCCGAAGGGATTCCAGAGCCGCGAGCGCTACCCGGTGCTGCTCACGCAGTACAGCGGTCCCAACAGCAACCAGGTGGTGGACCAATGGGGCGGGCGCGCCTCCATGTGGCACAGCCTGCTCGCGCAGCAGGGCTACATCGTGGTGAGCGTGGATCCGCGCGGCACCGGCCATCGCGGGCGCGACTTCCGCCACATCACCTACGGCCAGCTGGGCAAGTACGAGACCATCGACCACATGGCCGCCGCCAAGTGGCTGGGCCAGCAGCCCTGGGTGGACAAGGACCGCATCGGCATCTGGGGCTGGAGCTACGGCGGCTACATGAGCAGCCTGTGCATCACCAAGGGCGCCGACCTCTTCAAGGCCGCCATCGCCGTGGCGCCCGTGACCAACTGGCGCTACTACGACAGCATCTACACCGAGCGCTACATGGGCCTGCCCAAGGACAACGCCAGGGGCTACGACGACAACAGCCCGGTGTTCCACGCCGCCAAGCTGAAGGGCAATTACCTGCTGATCCACGGCCTGGCCGATGACAACGTGCACTACCAGAACGCCGCCGAGATGACCAACGCGCTGATCAAGGCCAACAAGCCCTTCGATCAATTCATGTACCCCGACCGCAACCACGGCATCTACGGCGGCACCACACGGCTGCATCTCTACGAGATGATGACCGCCTGGCTGCTGCGCAACCTGTAG
- a CDS encoding oligopeptide:H+ symporter: MSSSIDTMTIPVGEPPTHGHPKGLYWLFMAEMWERFCYYGMRALLLLYLVKSLAMGDNMGFAVYGAYTALVYVMPVIGGRIADSILGSRLAVLLGGVLMAIGEFIIVGGTEMLLFWGMAVIIVGNGLFKPNISTMVGRLYPDGDKRKDSGFTIFYIGINLGALLATTVCAEVGNIYGARAGFALAGIGMLAGILIFQLGSRHYGHVSAPPSPETLHKPKYGPLSPFTAVILGCLALIPVLYFLLRNTDIAGYVLLAVAVLVIGSLIMRGIKDGKQQLDKMFGFIILMFFNVVFWACFEQAGSSLTLFADRNVDRHVFGWEMGAATTQFFNPAFILLFGSVFSIMWVKLKTAGKDPSIPMKFGLGITQLGLGYLVVLLAAPLAIEYQVPLWTLALLYMLHTTGELFLSPIGLSMVTKLVPKDMTGTAMGAWFLSIAGANYAAGMLAKLTGAEHGSGEGEAVDTAASLATYVDVYSTMGYVTVGIGLFLVVMSPLVNRLFHGIR, encoded by the coding sequence ATGAGCTCGAGCATCGACACCATGACCATCCCTGTCGGCGAACCGCCCACCCACGGCCATCCCAAGGGGCTGTACTGGCTCTTCATGGCCGAGATGTGGGAGCGCTTCTGCTACTACGGCATGCGCGCCCTGCTGCTGCTCTACCTGGTGAAGAGCCTGGCCATGGGCGACAACATGGGCTTCGCGGTGTACGGCGCCTACACCGCGCTGGTGTATGTGATGCCGGTGATCGGCGGCCGCATCGCCGACAGCATCCTGGGCTCGCGCCTGGCGGTGCTGCTGGGCGGGGTGCTCATGGCCATCGGTGAGTTCATCATCGTGGGCGGCACCGAGATGCTCCTCTTCTGGGGCATGGCCGTGATCATCGTCGGCAACGGCCTGTTCAAGCCCAACATCAGCACCATGGTGGGCCGCCTCTACCCCGACGGCGACAAGCGCAAGGACAGCGGATTCACCATCTTCTACATCGGCATCAACCTGGGCGCGCTGCTGGCCACCACGGTATGCGCCGAAGTGGGCAACATCTACGGTGCCCGTGCCGGCTTCGCGCTGGCCGGCATCGGCATGCTGGCGGGCATCCTCATCTTCCAGCTCGGCAGCCGGCACTACGGCCACGTGAGCGCCCCGCCCTCCCCGGAGACGCTGCACAAGCCCAAGTACGGTCCGCTGAGCCCCTTCACCGCGGTGATCCTGGGCTGCCTGGCGCTCATCCCTGTCCTCTACTTCCTGCTGCGCAACACCGACATCGCGGGCTATGTGCTGCTGGCCGTGGCCGTGCTGGTCATCGGAAGCCTCATCATGCGGGGCATCAAGGACGGCAAGCAGCAGCTCGACAAGATGTTCGGCTTCATCATCCTCATGTTCTTCAACGTGGTGTTCTGGGCCTGCTTCGAGCAGGCGGGCAGCAGCCTCACCCTCTTCGCCGACCGCAACGTGGACCGCCATGTGTTCGGCTGGGAGATGGGGGCCGCGACCACGCAGTTCTTCAACCCGGCCTTCATCCTGCTCTTCGGCTCGGTGTTCTCCATCATGTGGGTGAAGCTGAAGACCGCCGGCAAGGACCCGAGCATCCCCATGAAGTTCGGGCTCGGCATCACCCAGCTGGGGCTCGGCTACCTGGTGGTGCTGCTGGCCGCGCCGCTGGCGATCGAGTACCAGGTGCCCCTGTGGACACTGGCGCTCCTCTACATGCTGCACACCACGGGCGAGCTCTTCCTCAGCCCCATCGGCCTGAGCATGGTGACCAAGCTGGTGCCCAAGGACATGACCGGCACCGCCATGGGCGCCTGGTTCCTGAGCATCGCCGGAGCCAACTATGCAGCCGGCATGCTGGCCAAGCTCACCGGCGCCGAGCACGGCAGCGGCGAAGGCGAAGCCGTGGACACCGCGGCCAGCCTGGCCACCTACGTGGATGTATACAGCACCATGGGCTATGTCACCGTGGGCATCGGCCTGTTCCTGGTGGTGATGAGCCCCTTGGTGAACCGCCTCTTCCACGGCATCCGCTAA